From a region of the Rhipicephalus microplus isolate Deutch F79 chromosome X, USDA_Rmic, whole genome shotgun sequence genome:
- the LOC142776175 gene encoding uncharacterized protein LOC142776175 — MNLRTLLGLVLVGLVGLAYADHHEGQPRSVCALEENAKRALISCVQTHLTADTTQKLSAVKDQLHCDDVYCVFVRICDRNNGTLEHPSNEFFSNAEKTDIRSAVVTCRENLQRQAEAAKTS; from the exons ATGAACTTGAGGACGCTACTCGGCCTGGTGCTCGTCGGTCTGGTGGGGCTCGCCTACGCAGACCACCACGAAGGCCAACCACGCTCTGTCTGTG CACTGGAAGAAAATGCCAAGCGCGCTCTTATTTCATGTGTCCAGACTCATCTAACTGCAGAC ACTACTCAGAAGCTAAGTGCTGTGaaagaccagcttcactgcgatGACGTCTACTGCGTGTTCGTCAGAATCTGTGATAGGAACAATGGCACATTG gagCACCCTTCCAACGAGTTCTTCTCG AACGCTGAGAAGACTGACATACGCAGTGCTGTTGTAACCTGCCGAGAAAACCTGCAGCGCCAGGCTGAAGCTGCTAAGACAAGCTAA